From the genome of Daphnia magna isolate NIES unplaced genomic scaffold, ASM2063170v1.1 Dm_contigs123, whole genome shotgun sequence:
AATTGGAAGATTTGAACCCAGTGAGGAACCTATTCTTGAGGATGAAACCTGATCGAGTGAAACAGCTCAATTAGCTATTGATTTGCTACGCTCTGAAGCTGCTGCTGATGACCAAATGAGTCATTTAAAttataaagaaaatcaatatctacaaGCAACCGAGGCGGCTCTTGAAAAAATTCATGGCGGTATAGAGTGTGGATATTTGGTACCTCAACTTAATTTAATTGAAGCCCAACGGGTGATTCATGCATTTCCAGAGATAGAACCAGGTATTGCTGaaattcttaaaaaatttGAGTTCCAACTTTCAGGTAAGAAAATCTAAAACAATGAATGAAAGTAATGTCCACTCTCTTTCGTACAGCATTTAATTGTGGTCAGAAATTTATGGAATTTTATGAATTCTTTACATATTTTGATTTCTCATAAAGTtttgaagatttaaaaaaatggtctGCCACAAATGTTCATGAAATTGAATTGACTTAAATAACTGGATAGCAATGTGATTCTAacgtacagtatatatattgAAAGATTATTAATTTCGGATATTTCGCCCACAGGAAAATGAAGACATTGATGACCTAACGCTACAAGTGAGTGATGATGTAATAACATCAGATCAACCAAGAAACATCAGCAATGAGTATAACGTGGTTGATGAAAACCAATTGAACATGGGTCAAAAATTGGTTTTTGATTGCTGCAAAACCTATTTTCAGGTATGTTTGAATGCACCTTTTTCTACTATTTATCTCGAGTTGGAATGGTAGCTTAGGTATTAGTTTTTCAGTTTTAGTTATTCCACGATAAATTGCTCGATGCTATCACTAACTACATGTCATCTCTTAGTTACTTCCTGAAATTAACGAACTTAACGTTTCATAATTGTCTAGGCAAAACGCGAAGCAGATATGCATGGATATGAAATTCAGAATCCTATTCATATTCTTGTTCATGGCGGACCGGGAACGGGAAAATCATTTTTGACTCGCTGCATAAACAATGCTGCACAAGAAATGGAAATGGAATACAGCATAATGTGCGTTGCTTTTACTGGTATTGCAGCAGCAAATCTACCTAATGGTAGAACCATACACAATCACTTCAACTTTACGTTCAGTGACTTGAAGAAAATGACTTTTGTCCCAGACTTGTCAACGGATAAATTAAACTTTGTTCCCGTCTTACCACGTCCAAGCTGGATATTGTTGGTAATTGATGAAATATCATATATTTCTCCTGAAGCTCTTGGCCAAATTGACAACCGTCTACGACAACTAATGGGAAAACCGGAATCTCCTTTTGGTGGATtcgtctttcttttaatgGGTGCAACTATGAAACTTCTCGTAAAccgaaaagaaatagaaaatggaGATCCTGGTCCAAGAACCTATACATGAATCTTTGTTCAAAGATAAAGTTGTTATTCCGGTGAAACTGAAGTCCCAGGCAGAGGAGcacaaaattcattttcctttgaaaaataaCCATTTAACAGTTAAAGGGAAGGCACATGCGGTAGTTTTGGCTTTTACCATTACTGTCCATAAAATGCAAGGCCAAACAAGGTTGATTTTAGATATTAATCAACGCCCTTTCAAACCTTCACTAACTTACCATGGTATTTATGTTGCACTTTCACGTGTTCGAACGAGTCGTCACTTGCGTCCACTACCCCTGCAACCCTTTTCAACAAACATTAATTACCTTTCTGAATTACACCCTCCCAAAACCTTAACCCAATGGCTCGGTAGATTTAATACTGAAGGAGTCTGGTCCgcttaattttcatttttttcccgaaTAATTTGGGTTGAATGTATTAATAAACTATATACTACAAATACTACGTGAACGCCCACGAATCATCCGGGGAAATGCTGCTCTTTCTCGCTTTTCTGTAGAATAATTATTTTTGACCATGCCTTAAAATCACGTTGCAACGCGTTGTtagttaaaacaaagaaaatgaaatacaaatgTCATGTTAGCGAACCTCATAGACGGTGTTGGTCGTAACATTGTTTTTAACTTCGATAGCGGAAAATGATTTCGTCCCTTGAATGACGAAGCGTGAGCATTCTTTCGCAATGTATTCTGCTTTCTGCACACCAACACCGTTGATGGAGTTATTGCCAACGTCGATATTACCTCGGACACCCAAACTAACCAAATCAGCACCTCCATTGATTTTCCCTTCGGATTTCAGTAGAAAGCGAATGGCAGTGATCTTCTTATGGtgaacaaaccaaaaaattttcagCTTTAAGATTTCCGACCCACACATGATGAGGAACAGTATGTTCTGATTATTATCCGAGATTTTTATTACAGTGGGCGACTATTGCGGTTCACAACCGTTACAACCAAGATTGTTGATCAAATTAAAGAGGGAAGGCGTGTGGATGTAGTTCATTCCATTCTTCGGACGGATTGGCGAAGCACCCtagcgaaagaaaaaaaaaggaatttacgTAATAGTTTGAAAACAAAGAGATATTAAATACTTTCAACAAAGCATCAGCTTCTTCATCATGGCGAACGGCATGGCCGTAAAGTGATTCATGGCGTAATCGGAGAAATCTGACAAACAAACATCTGCTCGTCTTCATCACTCACTATATCCTAAATCATAAAACTGGCCCGTTGAATCTTCTCAATCTGTTGCCAATTCAATATTACGTTCACATCATTGctcataatttaaaaaacttcACTTTCCCTTGGTTTTCGTGGGATCGTACGTACCGGGTCGGATTATCACCACGTTACGGCTTTGGCGATCATACCCGGGCAGAAGAAGGGTTCCCCTGCAAGATTAAAACGATTTGACGCATACCaataagggggaaaaaaattatgaaattaTACCCCAAACTTATTTTGAGCCTCTTGATTTTCAGGAGACATCGGATGCCATCCCTGAAAAATTCCGGCAGGGCAATGCGTAAAGTTAACGTCAGGTCCAGCTTCTTCTTTGTCTTCTCCATGCTGTATTTGCATCCGCGTAAACATCTCAACAGAAACTTGGCATCTAATTTAACAAGCATGTAAATGAGTGAacgtaaaacacaaaaattcaaatgttcTTCAATTATCTCTGAACTCAAACGTAATCTCTCTTTATCTCAAAACTTAACCGACcgtaaaaaggaaaagaaattcacTATGGCATAACTATATATACCTAGGGATTTTGCTTGTAAATGAGGTTGTTTCTTGACCCATTCGCCAAGTGCCATAACACTCGTGAGTGCGTAAATTTTCATCATCTACCAAAGCAAACAATTCATTAATGATAACATTCTCTGGGAACGAATAACATAATAACATATTCGTTCTGCTTCTCTACGTTGCAACTATTGTCTAAGTTCCTTGTACAATCGTGTTTGAAAGGGGCTCGGAATTGAGCCTGGGCGAGGATCACACCACGTCGGATGGTGTTGAATCTTTTGCGAGCCTGATAACGACGGACCCACACCTGGATCAACACCGCACTTGGTCGTTGAATGGGAAAGTCCTTCC
Proteins encoded in this window:
- the LOC123466245 gene encoding uncharacterized protein LOC123466245, with the translated sequence MMKIYALTSVMALGEWVKKQPHLQAKSLDAKFLLRCLRGCKYSMEKTKKKLDLTLTLRIALPEFFRDGIRCLLKIKRLKISLGGTLLLPGYDRQSRNVVIIRPD